In the genome of Granulibacter bethesdensis CGDNIH1, one region contains:
- the folE gene encoding GTP cyclohydrolase I FolE, producing MPETTRPSRQEAEQAVRTLLRWACDDPTREGLQETPSRVVRAYEEWFAGYHDDPVKVLERTFSETEGYDEIILLRGIRIESFCEHHMAPIIGRAHVAYLPRHRVVGISKLARVVEAFSKRLQIQEKLTAQIANTIDSVLQPHGVAVIVEAAHQCMTTRGVHKTGVSMVTSRMLGVFRTNPETRRELMAMINNPVQPSALG from the coding sequence ATGCCGGAGACCACTCGCCCGAGCCGCCAGGAAGCCGAACAGGCTGTGCGTACCCTGCTGCGTTGGGCTTGTGATGATCCGACCCGCGAAGGTCTTCAGGAAACTCCCTCCCGCGTGGTTCGTGCTTATGAGGAGTGGTTTGCAGGCTATCACGATGATCCGGTGAAGGTGCTGGAACGGACATTCTCGGAAACCGAGGGATATGATGAGATTATCCTGCTTCGGGGTATCCGCATCGAGAGTTTCTGCGAACATCACATGGCTCCGATCATCGGTCGCGCCCATGTTGCCTATCTGCCGCGCCACCGCGTCGTGGGCATCAGCAAACTGGCACGGGTGGTGGAGGCTTTCTCCAAGCGCCTGCAAATTCAGGAAAAACTGACTGCGCAGATCGCCAATACGATCGACTCAGTCCTTCAGCCGCACGGCGTGGCCGTTATCGTCGAGGCTGCGCATCAATGCATGACGACTCGTGGCGTGCACAAGACCGGCGTCAGCATGGTCACCAGCCGCATGCTGGGTGTGTTCCGCACCAATCCAGAAACCCGGCGGGAGTTGATGGCCATGATCAATAATCCGGTCCAGCCCAGCGCCCTAGGCTGA
- the apaG gene encoding Co2+/Mg2+ efflux protein ApaG: MSDDNTYVCVTRHIRVTVQPIYLADQSRPDGHHFVWAYRVCIANEGSSTVQLLQRTWHITNALGHTQHIHGDGVVGEQPVLEPGEEFNYTSGTPLDTPSGFMHGTYHMIETSSGEAFDITIPAFSLDSPHQNTKLH, from the coding sequence ATGAGCGATGATAACACGTATGTCTGCGTGACCCGGCACATCCGGGTGACCGTCCAGCCAATCTATCTGGCCGATCAGTCCCGCCCCGATGGTCACCATTTCGTATGGGCCTATCGGGTCTGTATCGCCAATGAAGGTTCTTCCACGGTTCAGCTGCTTCAACGTACCTGGCATATCACCAATGCGCTGGGCCATACCCAGCATATTCACGGTGACGGCGTGGTAGGGGAGCAGCCTGTGCTGGAACCCGGTGAAGAATTCAACTACACGTCCGGCACGCCGCTCGATACGCCCTCCGGCTTTATGCACGGAACATATCATATGATCGAAACGTCCTCCGGTGAGGCCTTCGACATCACCATTCCGGCCTTCAGCCTCGACAGCCCCCATCAGAACACAAAGCTGCATTGA